One window from the genome of [Clostridium] celerecrescens 18A encodes:
- the purB gene encoding adenylosuccinate lyase, translating to MTDRYQSPLSERYASKEMQYIFSPDRKFKTWRKLWVALAEVEKELGLPITEEQIEELKAHQEDINYDVAIQREKEVRHDVMSHVYAYGVQCPKAKGIIHLGATSCYVGDNTDLIVMTEALKLVRRKLINVIEELSRFADSYKDLPTLAFTHFQPAQPTTVGKRATLWLHDLTMDLEDLDYILGSIRLLGSKGTTGTQASFLELFDGDMDKVRRADSMIAEKLGFDGCYPVSGQTYSRKVDSRVVNVLAGIAQSAHKFSNDIRLLQHLKEVEEPFEKSQIGSSAMAYKRNPMRSERMASLSNYVMADVMNPMLVSSTQWFERTLDDSANKRLSIPEGFLAVDGILDLYLNVVDGLVVYPKVIEKHMMAELPFMATENIMMDAVKAGGDRQELHERIRELSMEAGRNVKVNGLDNNLLELIAADPSFNLTLEDLKKSMDPRRYVGCAPAQVTAYLEEVVKPLLEDNRELLGMKAEIHV from the coding sequence ATGACAGATAGATACCAAAGCCCACTGTCTGAGCGCTATGCAAGTAAGGAGATGCAGTATATCTTTTCACCGGACAGGAAATTTAAGACATGGAGAAAGCTGTGGGTTGCCCTGGCGGAGGTTGAAAAGGAACTGGGACTTCCCATAACAGAAGAGCAGATAGAGGAATTAAAAGCCCATCAGGAAGATATTAATTACGATGTGGCAATACAGAGGGAAAAAGAGGTCCGTCATGATGTCATGTCTCATGTATATGCATATGGCGTCCAGTGCCCTAAGGCAAAAGGAATTATCCATCTGGGGGCCACCTCCTGTTATGTGGGGGACAATACCGATTTAATCGTCATGACAGAGGCATTAAAGCTGGTCCGCAGAAAACTTATCAATGTGATTGAAGAACTGTCCCGGTTTGCCGATTCCTATAAAGACTTACCGACCCTGGCTTTTACCCATTTCCAGCCGGCTCAGCCCACAACCGTAGGCAAAAGAGCGACGCTGTGGCTTCACGATCTGACCATGGACTTAGAAGATCTGGACTATATTCTCGGATCCATTCGCCTTCTTGGCTCTAAAGGCACCACAGGAACACAGGCCAGCTTTCTGGAGCTGTTTGACGGCGATATGGACAAGGTGAGAAGAGCGGATTCCATGATTGCTGAGAAGCTGGGTTTTGACGGCTGCTATCCGGTTTCCGGCCAGACCTATTCCAGAAAGGTGGACAGCCGGGTAGTCAATGTTTTAGCAGGCATTGCCCAGAGTGCTCATAAATTTTCCAATGATATCCGCCTTCTGCAGCATCTAAAGGAAGTAGAAGAGCCATTTGAAAAGAGTCAGATCGGTTCTTCCGCCATGGCTTACAAGCGCAATCCTATGAGAAGCGAGCGGATGGCTTCCCTGTCCAATTATGTAATGGCAGATGTGATGAACCCTATGCTGGTTTCTTCTACCCAGTGGTTTGAGAGAACTCTTGATGACTCCGCCAATAAAAGATTAAGCATTCCGGAAGGATTTTTGGCAGTTGATGGAATTCTGGATCTTTATCTGAATGTTGTGGATGGGCTTGTGGTATATCCCAAGGTAATTGAGAAGCACATGATGGCAGAGCTTCCCTTCATGGCTACGGAAAATATCATGATGGATGCGGTAAAGGCCGGCGGAGACAGGCAGGAGCTTCACGAACGGATCAGGGAATTGTCTATGGAAGCGGGCCGGAATGTAAAGGTCAATGGCCTTGACAACAATTTGCTGGAGCTGATTGCAGCAGATCCCTCCTTCAACCTTACTTTAGAGGATTTAAAGAAAAGCATGGATCCCAGAAGATATGTGGGCTGCGCTCCGGCCCAGGTAACTGCTTATCTGGAAGAAGTGGTTAAGCCTCTTCTTGAAGATAATAGGGAACTTCTGGGGATGAAAGCAGAGATTCACGTATAA
- the purF gene encoding amidophosphoribosyltransferase, translating to MNNELNFNFEDELHEECGVFGMYDFDGGDVASTIYYGLLALQHRGQESCGIAVSDTGSSKAKVSAHKGMGLCNEVFTPEILEGLRGDIGVGHVRYSTAGSSTRENAQPLVLNYLKGTLAMAHNGNLVNAPELRRELEYNGAIFQTTIDSEVIAYHIARERVKAATVEAAVVNAMKKLRGAYSLVIMSPRKIIGARDPYGFKPLCIGKRDNAYILVSESCALDTLGAEFVRDVRPGEVVTITKEGIVSDTSLCLADKSKEARCIFEYIYFARPDSVFDGVSVYHSRMCAGRALAMDSPVEADLVVGVPESGNAAALGYSLQSGIPYGTAFVKNSYVGRTFIKPKQSNRESAVRIKLNVLKEAVMGKRVIMIDDSIVRGTTSALIVGMLRESGAKEVHIRISSPPFLHPCYFGTDIPNEDQLMAHNRTIEEIRDLLGADSLSYLNIERLNEMAEGLPICTACFSGDYPIEPPKEDIRGEYTE from the coding sequence ATGAATAACGAATTGAATTTCAATTTTGAGGATGAGCTGCATGAGGAATGCGGCGTATTCGGAATGTACGATTTTGACGGCGGCGACGTTGCTTCCACTATTTATTATGGATTGCTTGCATTACAGCACAGAGGCCAGGAGAGCTGCGGAATCGCGGTCAGCGATACCGGCAGTTCTAAGGCAAAGGTAAGCGCCCATAAGGGGATGGGGTTATGTAATGAGGTCTTTACACCGGAAATTTTAGAAGGCCTCCGCGGCGACATCGGCGTGGGTCATGTTCGTTATTCTACTGCAGGCAGCAGCACACGGGAGAATGCCCAACCGCTTGTACTTAATTATCTGAAAGGAACATTGGCCATGGCTCATAACGGCAATCTGGTTAATGCGCCGGAGTTAAGACGTGAGCTTGAGTATAACGGAGCCATTTTTCAGACGACGATTGATTCAGAGGTGATCGCTTACCATATTGCAAGGGAGAGAGTGAAAGCTGCAACCGTTGAGGCTGCTGTAGTAAATGCCATGAAAAAGCTTAGAGGAGCTTATTCCCTTGTCATAATGAGTCCCCGTAAGATAATCGGAGCCAGGGATCCCTATGGATTTAAGCCTTTGTGTATTGGAAAACGAGATAACGCCTATATTCTGGTATCGGAAAGCTGCGCCCTTGATACTCTTGGCGCAGAGTTTGTCCGGGACGTTCGCCCAGGAGAAGTCGTGACCATTACAAAGGAGGGCATCGTTTCCGATACAAGTCTTTGCCTTGCGGATAAGTCAAAGGAAGCCAGATGTATTTTTGAATATATTTATTTTGCCAGGCCAGACAGCGTGTTTGACGGTGTCAGCGTATATCATTCCAGGATGTGCGCCGGCCGTGCATTGGCCATGGATTCTCCGGTGGAGGCGGACCTTGTGGTCGGTGTACCGGAATCAGGCAACGCCGCTGCGCTCGGATACTCCCTTCAGTCCGGGATCCCTTATGGGACCGCTTTTGTAAAGAATTCTTATGTTGGCAGGACATTTATAAAGCCAAAGCAGAGCAACCGGGAATCTGCGGTCAGAATCAAGCTTAATGTGTTAAAGGAAGCGGTAATGGGGAAGCGGGTTATTATGATCGACGATTCCATAGTCCGCGGAACGACCAGCGCCCTTATTGTAGGCATGCTTCGGGAGTCAGGGGCAAAGGAGGTTCATATCCGGATCAGTTCCCCGCCATTTCTTCACCCCTGTTATTTCGGAACCGATATACCTAATGAGGATCAGCTGATGGCACATAACAGAACCATTGAAGAAATCCGGGATCTTCTGGGAGCGGATTCTCTGTCTTACTTAAATATTGAGCGGTTGAATGAAATGGCAGAAGGACTTCCGATCTGTACCGCATGCTTTAGCGGAGATTATCCCATTGAGCCGCCTAAGGAGGACATCCGGGGAGAATACACGGAGTAA
- a CDS encoding cob(I)yrinic acid a,c-diamide adenosyltransferase: MNKGAIQVICGEGKGKTAAAMGMGIGALTKNKTVIMIQFLKGCPGRDSFDIMKRLEPEMKIFRFEKSDCFFESLSKEQQEEERMNIRNGLNFARKVVSTGECDMLILDEILGLLDQKIIEAEELTKLLQSKVDEMEVILTGKVFQKEMEPYVDSILEINHVKVDNTI, from the coding sequence ATGAATAAAGGTGCGATACAGGTTATATGCGGGGAAGGTAAAGGAAAGACTGCAGCCGCTATGGGTATGGGAATCGGAGCTCTGACAAAAAACAAAACTGTGATCATGATACAGTTTTTAAAGGGCTGTCCCGGACGGGATTCTTTTGATATTATGAAACGCCTGGAACCCGAGATGAAAATATTCCGGTTTGAAAAGTCTGATTGCTTTTTTGAAAGCCTTTCTAAAGAACAGCAGGAAGAGGAGCGGATGAATATCCGCAACGGTCTGAATTTCGCCAGAAAGGTCGTATCAACAGGAGAATGCGATATGCTGATCCTGGATGAAATCCTCGGACTTCTGGACCAGAAAATCATAGAGGCAGAGGAGCTTACAAAGCTGCTTCAGTCCAAAGTTGATGAGATGGAAGTCATATTAACCGGTAAGGTTTTTCAAAAGGAAATGGAACCGTATGTAGACAGTATTCTGGAAATCAACCATGTTAAAGTTGACAACACAATATAA
- a CDS encoding adenylosuccinate synthase translates to MVRAIVGANWGDEGKGKITDMLAKESDIIIRYQGGSNAGHTIINNYGKFALHLLPSGVFYNHTTSVIGNGVALNIPFLVKEIEELVSKGVPKPDILVSDRAQILMPYHILFDQYEEERLGKKSFGSTKSGIAPFYSDKYAKIGFQVSELFDEESLKEKVDRVCETKNVLMEHLYHKPALDPQELFKTLLEYREMVKPYVCDVSKFLHEAIKAGKNILLEGQLGSLKDPDHGIYPMVTSSSTLAAYGAIGAGIPPYEIKNITTVVKAYSSAVGAGAFVSELFGDEADELRRRGGDGGEYGATTGRPRRMGWFDAVASRYGCRIQGSTEVALTVLDVLGYLDELQICVGYEIDGKVTRDFPTTVELNKAKPVYKSLQGWKCEIRGIKNYEDLPENCRNYIEFIEKEIETPITMVSNGPGRDEIIFRK, encoded by the coding sequence ATGGTAAGAGCAATTGTAGGCGCCAACTGGGGCGACGAAGGAAAAGGTAAGATCACGGATATGCTGGCAAAGGAATCGGATATCATTATCCGCTATCAGGGAGGCAGCAATGCCGGACACACGATCATCAACAACTATGGAAAATTCGCCCTTCACCTTCTGCCATCAGGCGTTTTCTATAATCATACTACCAGCGTCATCGGCAATGGTGTGGCATTAAATATCCCATTCCTGGTAAAGGAAATTGAGGAACTGGTAAGCAAGGGTGTTCCAAAGCCTGATATTCTGGTTTCAGACCGTGCCCAGATCCTGATGCCATATCACATTCTGTTTGACCAGTATGAAGAGGAACGCCTTGGCAAAAAGTCTTTTGGTTCCACAAAATCAGGGATTGCTCCATTTTATTCAGATAAATATGCAAAGATCGGATTTCAGGTCAGCGAGCTTTTTGACGAAGAATCTTTAAAGGAAAAGGTTGACCGGGTTTGTGAAACAAAGAATGTTTTAATGGAGCATCTCTATCACAAACCGGCCTTGGATCCGCAGGAACTGTTTAAGACTCTTCTGGAATACCGTGAGATGGTGAAGCCCTATGTGTGTGATGTGTCCAAATTCCTTCATGAGGCAATCAAGGCGGGCAAGAATATCCTTTTGGAAGGCCAGCTGGGATCTTTAAAGGATCCTGACCATGGAATATATCCTATGGTTACATCATCCTCAACACTAGCTGCCTACGGCGCAATTGGCGCCGGCATTCCACCCTATGAGATTAAGAACATTACCACTGTGGTAAAAGCTTATTCCAGTGCAGTAGGGGCAGGCGCGTTTGTCAGCGAACTATTCGGAGATGAAGCAGATGAACTGAGACGGCGCGGAGGAGACGGCGGCGAATATGGGGCAACTACCGGAAGGCCAAGACGTATGGGTTGGTTTGACGCAGTTGCATCCAGGTACGGATGCCGGATTCAGGGGTCTACAGAGGTTGCCCTCACCGTTCTTGATGTGTTGGGATATCTTGACGAGCTTCAGATATGCGTAGGCTATGAGATTGACGGAAAGGTTACCAGAGATTTCCCCACAACCGTAGAACTTAACAAAGCAAAACCGGTATATAAAAGCCTTCAAGGCTGGAAGTGTGAGATCAGAGGAATTAAAAATTACGAGGATCTTCCGGAGAACTGCAGGAATTATATTGAATTCATAGAGAAAGAAATCGAAACGCCCATAACCATGGTTTCCAATGGTCCGGGAAGAGATGAAATTATCTTTCGCAAATGA
- the purC gene encoding phosphoribosylaminoimidazolesuccinocarboxamide synthase has translation MEKRELLYEGKAKKVYTTENPDVLVVSYKDDATAFNGLKKGTIVGKGAVNNRMTNFIFKKLEAKGVPTHLVEELNDRETAVKKVEIIPLEVIIRNYSAGSFAKKMGMEEGVKFACPTLEFSYKNDDLGDPFINDYYALALNLSTQEEIDKITEYAFKVNEVLIEYFDGLNIDLIDFKIEFGRYHGQVILADEISPDTCRLWDKDTHEKLDKDRFRRDLGGVEDAYEEVFRRLGIR, from the coding sequence GTGGAAAAAAGAGAATTGCTGTATGAGGGAAAAGCGAAAAAGGTTTATACAACGGAGAATCCGGATGTATTGGTTGTTTCATACAAAGACGATGCCACAGCATTTAATGGTCTAAAAAAAGGCACCATTGTAGGAAAAGGAGCGGTCAACAACCGGATGACCAACTTTATTTTCAAAAAGCTGGAAGCCAAAGGCGTCCCCACTCATCTGGTGGAAGAGTTGAACGACCGGGAGACTGCAGTGAAAAAAGTAGAAATCATCCCCCTTGAGGTGATCATCAGAAACTATTCCGCAGGAAGCTTCGCCAAGAAGATGGGAATGGAAGAAGGTGTGAAATTCGCTTGTCCGACACTTGAATTCAGTTATAAAAATGATGATCTGGGCGACCCGTTCATCAACGACTACTACGCATTGGCTCTAAATCTGTCCACTCAGGAAGAGATCGACAAAATTACAGAATATGCCTTTAAAGTAAATGAAGTTCTGATAGAATATTTTGACGGTTTAAACATTGATTTGATTGACTTTAAGATTGAGTTCGGCCGTTATCATGGACAGGTCATACTGGCTGATGAGATTTCTCCTGACACATGCAGACTATGGGATAAGGATACCCATGAAAAGCTGGATAAGGACCGTTTCCGCAGGGATTTAGGAGGCGTGGAGGACGCATACGAGGAAGTGTTCCGCCGTCTTGGCATCCGGTAA
- a CDS encoding N-acetylmuramoyl-L-alanine amidase family protein → MRKRWIAAASIILIMGSMMTSMAAEEKIQEEGETQQASVSDWQWQEDSGGWKYVNAAGEFRKNRWEEINGYWYYFDNEGYMVSDWTRVGGMNYCFSETGELQLGWCYNDDEEKWHYYNEDGTAQKGWYQEKDGSWYWFSTKGEMASSGYKNVAGKRYYFFDNGQMAANQFVGLFYMDENGQRNREFDISIDGKKTSASVSTEVKDAFTEAAKNIPRDWIRKFKNQGWEIIYYPGKKYFSAPMTENGIYYVCYKLDTNYKKIKICQAEELTAAFGEYIGYASGCYGSTSQDATDLLMSRDSVEDFVYIPDYFSDDMRFYFGKLVAAYVGSPYTRGEMEEEAPRVTEILKRILYT, encoded by the coding sequence TTGAGGAAACGATGGATAGCGGCAGCAAGTATCATTCTCATCATGGGAAGCATGATGACTTCCATGGCAGCGGAAGAGAAGATACAGGAAGAGGGCGAAACCCAGCAGGCGTCAGTATCGGACTGGCAGTGGCAGGAAGACTCAGGCGGCTGGAAATATGTCAATGCCGCGGGAGAATTCAGGAAGAACCGCTGGGAAGAGATTAATGGATATTGGTATTACTTTGACAATGAAGGGTATATGGTTTCTGATTGGACAAGGGTCGGCGGAATGAACTACTGCTTTTCTGAGACAGGGGAGCTGCAGCTTGGCTGGTGCTACAACGATGATGAAGAGAAGTGGCATTATTATAACGAAGACGGCACTGCCCAGAAAGGCTGGTATCAGGAGAAAGACGGAAGCTGGTACTGGTTTTCCACAAAGGGGGAGATGGCGTCTTCCGGCTATAAAAACGTAGCGGGAAAACGATATTATTTCTTTGATAATGGACAGATGGCTGCAAATCAGTTTGTAGGCCTTTTCTATATGGATGAAAACGGTCAGAGAAACAGGGAGTTCGATATTAGTATTGACGGGAAGAAAACTTCCGCCTCCGTGTCCACTGAGGTGAAAGATGCTTTTACAGAGGCAGCAAAGAATATTCCCAGAGATTGGATCAGGAAGTTCAAGAATCAGGGCTGGGAGATCATCTACTATCCCGGAAAAAAGTATTTTTCTGCGCCAATGACGGAAAACGGTATTTATTACGTATGCTATAAACTGGATACAAATTATAAAAAAATCAAAATATGCCAGGCGGAAGAGTTGACGGCAGCTTTTGGGGAGTACATCGGATATGCCTCCGGCTGTTACGGCAGCACCAGCCAAGATGCTACGGATCTGCTTATGAGCAGGGATTCGGTGGAGGATTTTGTGTACATCCCAGATTATTTTTCCGATGATATGAGGTTTTATTTTGGAAAGCTGGTTGCAGCATATGTAGGGAGTCCCTATACAAGGGGAGAGATGGAAGAAGAAGCACCCCGGGTGACGGAAATATTAAAAAGGATATTGTATACATAA
- a CDS encoding LysR family transcriptional regulator, which produces MSSNLEYYKVFYYVAQLESITLAAEKLCISQPAVSQAVRQLEKALDSQLFLRTSKGVRLTREGEFFYGYVKTGLENIWHGESMLNRLKDLDTGEVRIGASDMTLQFYLLPYLEKFHELYPNIKVSVSNGPTPETLRYLYDGKIDFGVVSTPFEAKSEVMRTDVKEIRNVFVAGDKFRYLKDQELDYDILKELPCIFLEKNTSTRTFMDEYLAGHGIVVEPEFELSTSDMIVQFAMRNLGIGCVMSGFAQMELEKESLVELKFRDEMPKRHFTIVTDIKTPVSPAGKRLLQLMTDDII; this is translated from the coding sequence ATGAGCAGCAATTTAGAGTATTACAAGGTGTTTTATTATGTGGCCCAGCTTGAAAGCATCACTTTGGCGGCGGAGAAGCTGTGTATATCCCAGCCTGCCGTGAGTCAGGCTGTAAGGCAGCTGGAAAAAGCTCTGGACAGCCAGCTGTTTCTGCGGACCTCCAAAGGGGTTCGTCTGACCCGGGAGGGAGAATTTTTTTATGGATATGTAAAAACAGGTTTAGAAAACATCTGGCATGGAGAAAGTATGTTAAACAGGCTAAAAGATCTGGATACGGGCGAGGTGCGGATCGGAGCCAGTGACATGACGCTTCAATTTTATTTACTGCCCTATCTGGAGAAGTTCCATGAGCTGTATCCTAACATCAAGGTAAGTGTTTCCAATGGGCCTACGCCTGAAACGCTCCGGTATTTATATGACGGCAAGATTGACTTCGGAGTGGTCAGTACACCCTTTGAGGCAAAAAGCGAGGTCATGAGGACCGATGTAAAGGAAATCAGAAACGTATTTGTTGCTGGGGATAAGTTCCGTTATTTAAAGGATCAGGAGCTGGATTATGATATTTTAAAGGAACTTCCTTGCATATTCCTTGAAAAGAATACCAGCACTAGAACATTTATGGATGAATATCTGGCAGGCCATGGGATCGTGGTAGAGCCGGAGTTTGAGCTTTCCACCAGTGACATGATCGTTCAGTTTGCCATGAGAAATCTTGGAATCGGCTGTGTGATGTCAGGGTTTGCACAGATGGAGTTGGAAAAGGAGAGTCTTGTAGAGCTTAAGTTCCGGGATGAAATGCCGAAACGCCATTTTACCATAGTCACTGATATCAAAACGCCTGTTTCTCCAGCAGGAAAGCGCCTCTTACAACTGATGACAGATGACATAATATAA
- the dapB gene encoding 4-hydroxy-tetrahydrodipicolinate reductase gives MIRMIMHGCNGAMGQVVSQIAAEETNLTIVAGIDPHDTRQNQYPVFPSLEACGEEADVIVDFTSSKAVDSLLDYSVKKKIPVVVCTTGLSDEQIKKLEEASGHVAVLRSANMSLGVNLLMKLVKEAAQVLAASGFDIEILEKHHNKKLDSPSGTALALADSINEAMDQEYHYVYDRSQVRKARDKKEIGIQSVRGGTIVGEHDVIFAGTDEIITFHHTAYSKAIFAKGAVSAAKFLAGKAPGLYTMKDVIKS, from the coding sequence ATGATTAGGATGATAATGCACGGCTGTAACGGGGCCATGGGTCAGGTGGTATCCCAGATTGCGGCAGAGGAAACGAATTTAACCATTGTTGCGGGTATCGATCCCCATGATACCAGGCAGAACCAGTATCCGGTATTTCCGTCACTGGAAGCCTGCGGGGAAGAGGCAGATGTGATCGTGGATTTTACCTCCTCTAAAGCAGTGGACAGTCTTCTTGATTACAGCGTCAAGAAAAAAATACCTGTGGTAGTATGTACTACCGGACTTTCGGACGAACAGATAAAAAAGCTTGAGGAGGCTTCCGGTCATGTTGCGGTCCTTAGGTCCGCCAATATGTCTCTTGGCGTCAACCTGCTTATGAAGCTGGTAAAAGAGGCAGCCCAGGTCCTTGCGGCCTCAGGATTCGATATTGAAATACTGGAAAAGCACCACAATAAAAAGCTTGATTCCCCAAGCGGAACGGCTCTTGCCCTGGCGGATTCCATTAATGAGGCCATGGATCAAGAATATCATTATGTATATGACAGAAGCCAGGTCAGAAAGGCCAGAGATAAAAAGGAGATCGGGATCCAGTCTGTCCGTGGAGGAACGATTGTCGGGGAACATGATGTAATTTTTGCCGGAACAGATGAGATCATTACCTTCCATCACACTGCATACTCCAAGGCTATTTTTGCAAAAGGTGCTGTTTCTGCGGCAAAATTCCTGGCAGGAAAAGCTCCGGGACTATATACCATGAAAGATGTTATAAAATCATAA
- the dapA gene encoding 4-hydroxy-tetrahydrodipicolinate synthase: MAIFEGAGVALVTPFKENRDVNYEKLEELVEEQIALGTDAIIACGTTGEASTMTHEEHLDVIKFVCQVTKKRIPVIAGTGSNCTETAVYLSEEAEKQGADGLLLVSPYYNKATQNGLKAHFKAVADMVKIPILLYNIPARTGVTIAAETIADLCLHVPNIVGVKEASGNFSAIADIMNLTDGRVDLYSGNDDQIVPMLSLGGKGVISVLSNIAPSQTHEICECYFKGDVKRSAALQLAAIPLINALFCEVNPIPVKAALNLMGKAAGPMRLPLTEMEPKNQERLREALTEYGIL; encoded by the coding sequence ATGGCAATTTTTGAAGGCGCAGGTGTAGCTCTTGTCACACCATTTAAGGAAAACAGAGATGTAAACTATGAGAAGCTGGAGGAACTGGTAGAAGAACAGATTGCTCTGGGAACGGACGCTATCATTGCATGCGGTACAACAGGCGAGGCGTCCACCATGACTCATGAGGAACATCTGGACGTGATCAAATTCGTATGCCAGGTAACGAAAAAGCGGATTCCAGTCATTGCAGGAACCGGTTCTAATTGCACGGAGACGGCTGTTTACCTGTCTGAAGAGGCAGAAAAACAAGGTGCTGACGGGCTTCTTCTCGTGTCTCCTTACTACAATAAGGCAACTCAGAATGGACTGAAGGCTCACTTTAAAGCAGTTGCTGATATGGTGAAGATCCCCATTCTTCTTTATAACATCCCTGCAAGAACCGGGGTAACCATAGCGGCTGAGACCATAGCGGATTTATGCTTACATGTCCCTAACATTGTTGGGGTAAAGGAAGCCAGCGGAAATTTTTCAGCCATAGCGGATATCATGAACCTTACGGACGGCCGTGTGGATTTATATTCCGGCAATGACGATCAGATCGTCCCCATGCTTTCCTTGGGAGGAAAAGGTGTTATATCCGTTCTTTCCAACATTGCGCCTTCCCAGACCCATGAAATCTGTGAGTGCTATTTTAAGGGAGATGTAAAACGTAGCGCTGCTCTTCAGCTTGCTGCTATTCCTCTGATCAATGCCTTATTCTGCGAGGTTAATCCTATTCCGGTTAAAGCGGCCCTAAATCTTATGGGAAAGGCTGCAGGTCCTATGCGTCTGCCTCTTACTGAGATGGAACCTAAGAATCAGGAACGATTAAGAGAAGCCTTGACAGAGTATGGAATTTTATAA
- a CDS encoding single-stranded DNA-binding protein, with protein MSEKMIENNKVSVIGEIVSGFTFSHEVFGEGFYMVDVAVNRLSEQADIIPLMISERLIDVEGDYSGLTVEAIGQFRSYNRHEGTKNRLVLSVFVREVHFIEEFTDYTKTNQIFLDGYICKAPIYRKTPLGREIADLLLAVNRPYGKSDYIPCIAWGRNARYASGFTVGTRVKVWGRVQSREYTKKLTETECEKRVAYEVSVSKLECAE; from the coding sequence ATGTCAGAAAAAATGATTGAAAACAACAAAGTGAGCGTCATCGGAGAGATCGTCTCCGGCTTCACCTTCAGCCATGAAGTATTTGGAGAAGGATTCTATATGGTGGATGTTGCGGTAAATCGTCTTAGTGAACAGGCAGATATCATACCGCTCATGATTTCAGAACGTCTTATTGACGTGGAAGGAGATTACTCAGGCTTAACGGTGGAAGCCATTGGTCAGTTCCGTTCCTATAATCGTCATGAAGGAACAAAAAACCGGCTGGTGCTTTCTGTTTTTGTGAGAGAAGTTCATTTTATAGAAGAGTTTACGGATTATACAAAGACCAATCAAATTTTTCTGGATGGATACATATGCAAAGCCCCCATTTACAGAAAAACACCTTTGGGAAGGGAAATTGCGGACCTGCTCCTCGCAGTTAACCGCCCATATGGAAAATCAGATTACATACCCTGCATCGCATGGGGAAGAAATGCCAGATATGCTTCCGGATTCACAGTTGGAACAAGAGTAAAAGTATGGGGAAGAGTCCAGAGCAGGGAATACACCAAAAAATTAACTGAAACAGAGTGTGAAAAAAGAGTGGCTTATGAAGTATCAGTCAGCAAACTGGAATGTGCGGAGTAA